From Amycolatopsis sp. YIM 10, the proteins below share one genomic window:
- a CDS encoding cytochrome P450 → MVAWSVTDPELLKRLLSDPRVSKDPRQHWAAWRDGTVPADWPLMIWVAVQNMFTAYGGEHRRLRSLVSKAFTFRRTEALRPWVEEITNGLLDRLEGTEGVVDLREHFAYPLPIEVICQLFGVPDEHRADLRKAVDGVFNTTATAEEAAANGEQLYRILGELVATRRAEPGDDLASGLIAARDEDGSSLQEAELVDTLILMISAGHETTVNLLDHAITALLTHPDQLRQVLEGKYGWGDVIDETLRWQAPVAHLPLRYAVEDIVVSDELTIKQGEAILASYAAAGRAPEVGDNPDEFDLSRPNKSHLSFGHGVHFCLGAPLARVEAEIALPALFARFPKLALAVDPAELETTASFISNGHKVLPVTLG, encoded by the coding sequence GTGGTGGCGTGGTCAGTAACCGATCCGGAGCTGCTCAAGCGCCTGCTGAGTGACCCACGGGTGTCGAAGGACCCGCGGCAGCACTGGGCCGCGTGGCGCGACGGCACGGTGCCCGCGGACTGGCCGCTGATGATCTGGGTGGCGGTGCAGAACATGTTCACCGCCTACGGTGGCGAGCACCGGCGGCTGCGGTCGCTGGTGTCCAAGGCGTTCACCTTCCGCCGCACCGAGGCGCTGCGGCCGTGGGTGGAGGAGATCACGAACGGCCTGCTCGACCGGCTCGAAGGCACCGAAGGCGTGGTGGACCTGCGTGAGCACTTCGCCTACCCGCTGCCGATCGAGGTGATCTGCCAGCTGTTCGGCGTGCCCGACGAGCACCGCGCGGACCTGCGCAAGGCGGTCGACGGCGTGTTCAACACGACCGCCACCGCGGAGGAGGCCGCGGCCAACGGCGAGCAGCTGTACCGGATCCTCGGTGAGCTGGTCGCGACCCGGCGCGCCGAACCGGGTGACGACCTGGCCAGCGGCCTGATCGCCGCCCGCGACGAGGACGGTTCCTCGTTGCAGGAGGCCGAACTCGTGGACACGCTGATCCTGATGATCTCGGCCGGGCACGAGACCACGGTCAACCTGCTCGACCACGCGATCACCGCGCTGCTCACCCATCCGGACCAGCTGCGCCAGGTGCTCGAGGGCAAGTACGGCTGGGGTGACGTCATCGACGAGACGCTGCGCTGGCAGGCGCCCGTCGCGCATCTCCCGCTGCGGTACGCGGTCGAGGACATCGTTGTCAGCGATGAGCTGACGATAAAGCAGGGCGAGGCGATCCTGGCTTCGTACGCGGCGGCGGGCCGCGCACCGGAGGTCGGCGACAACCCCGACGAGTTCGACCTTTCGCGGCCGAACAAGAGCCATCTCTCGTTCGGGCACGGGGTGCACTTCTGCCTCGGCGCCCCGCTGGCGCGGGTGGAGGCGGAGATCGCGCTGCCCGCGTTGTTCGCGCGCTTCCCGAAGCTGGCGCTGGCGGTCGATCCGGCCGAGCTGGAGACCACGGCCTCCTTCATCTCCAACGGTCACAAGGTTCTCCCGGTCACCCTGGGCTGA
- a CDS encoding cytochrome P450 gives MTSPAAGPPPGCPAHAERARLYDDEFARDPAGVYAKMRAAHGPVAPVELAPGVNATLVLGYEAALEVLRSPSTFPRDPRRWQQNQPEDNPVMPMMGYRPNCLFTDGAVHARLRSAVTGSLARLNPHSLREYVERTARELIARFSAEGKADLLNDYATTLSLQVFNHLFGCPPALGDRLVAGMRGIFDMIDPERANAELTAAMLELLALKRSKPGQDVPSWMMAHPARLNDEEMLHQLVLLMGAGTEPQANLISNGVRLLLIDDRFAGDLAGGSLHVEDALEEILWGDPPMANYSAGYPWPGIDFMGTHLPAAEPVVISFAAANTDPALRAEQRVGNRAHIAWGAGVHSCPAQGPARLIATTAIETLLDALPDLRLAVPEDQLRWRPGPFHRALAALPVLFTPVVPTPVPSTEPTGEHRWNQHPAPSSSTPPAPTSTPRTPNSAPAAPRRWWNSLARWWRGQ, from the coding sequence GTGACCTCTCCCGCCGCCGGACCGCCACCCGGCTGCCCCGCGCACGCCGAACGCGCGCGCCTCTACGACGACGAATTCGCCCGCGACCCCGCCGGCGTCTACGCGAAGATGCGGGCCGCGCACGGGCCCGTCGCGCCGGTCGAACTCGCGCCGGGCGTGAACGCGACCCTCGTCCTCGGCTACGAAGCCGCGCTCGAGGTGCTGCGCTCGCCGTCGACCTTCCCCCGCGATCCCCGGCGCTGGCAGCAGAACCAGCCCGAGGACAACCCGGTCATGCCGATGATGGGCTACCGGCCCAACTGCCTGTTCACCGACGGCGCGGTGCACGCGCGCCTGCGCAGCGCGGTCACCGGCAGCCTCGCGCGGCTCAACCCGCACTCGTTGCGCGAGTACGTCGAGCGGACCGCGCGCGAGCTGATCGCCCGCTTCTCCGCCGAGGGCAAGGCGGATCTGCTCAACGACTACGCGACCACGTTGTCGCTCCAGGTGTTCAACCACCTCTTCGGCTGCCCGCCCGCGCTCGGCGACCGGCTGGTCGCGGGCATGCGCGGCATCTTCGACATGATCGATCCCGAGCGCGCCAACGCCGAGCTGACCGCGGCCATGCTCGAACTGCTCGCGCTCAAGCGGTCGAAGCCCGGCCAGGACGTGCCGTCGTGGATGATGGCGCACCCGGCGCGGCTGAACGACGAGGAAATGCTGCACCAGCTGGTGTTGCTGATGGGTGCGGGCACCGAGCCGCAGGCGAACCTGATCTCCAACGGGGTGCGGCTGCTGCTGATCGACGACCGCTTCGCCGGTGACCTGGCCGGCGGCAGCCTGCACGTGGAGGACGCGCTCGAGGAGATCCTCTGGGGCGACCCGCCGATGGCCAACTACTCGGCCGGATACCCGTGGCCGGGGATCGACTTCATGGGCACGCACCTGCCCGCCGCCGAACCGGTGGTGATCAGCTTCGCCGCCGCCAACACCGATCCGGCGCTGCGGGCCGAGCAGCGCGTCGGCAACCGGGCGCACATCGCCTGGGGCGCCGGCGTGCACTCGTGCCCGGCGCAGGGCCCGGCCAGGCTGATCGCCACCACCGCCATCGAAACCCTGCTCGACGCGCTGCCCGACCTGCGCCTCGCCGTGCCGGAGGACCAGCTGCGGTGGCGGCCCGGTCCGTTCCACCGCGCGCTCGCCGCGCTGCCCGTGCTGTTCACCCCTGTCGTTCCCACGCCAGTTCCGTCCACCGAACCGACTGGAGAGCACCGTTGGAATCAGCACCCCGCCCCCTCGTCCTCGACCCCACCGGCGCCGACATCCACGCCGAGAACGCCGAACTCCGCGCCCGCGGCGCCGCGACGCTGGTGGAACTCCCTGGCCAGGTGGTGGCGTGGTCAGTAA
- a CDS encoding ATP/GTP-binding protein has product MASVLSPDGYVPATVRTSVKILVVGPFAVGKTTYVGTLSEIRPLRTEETMTQAGALVDDLSGVRGKNTTTVAMDFGRLTIGDDVVLYLFGAPGQQRFTQMWKDLAYGALGALVLVDPTRLEESFDVMGLLEELGLPYAVAVNEFDGAPRFPEAELREALDLLPETRLVSCDARDRGSSAQALISLVDYLFDPIRQEHS; this is encoded by the coding sequence ATGGCCTCCGTGCTCTCACCTGACGGCTACGTCCCCGCCACCGTCCGGACCTCGGTGAAGATCCTGGTGGTTGGCCCGTTCGCGGTCGGCAAGACCACCTACGTCGGCACCCTGTCCGAAATCCGCCCGCTGCGCACCGAGGAGACGATGACGCAGGCCGGCGCGCTGGTGGACGACCTGTCCGGGGTGCGCGGCAAGAACACCACCACGGTCGCGATGGACTTCGGCAGGCTGACCATCGGTGACGACGTGGTGCTCTACCTGTTCGGCGCGCCGGGCCAGCAGCGGTTCACGCAGATGTGGAAGGACCTCGCCTACGGGGCGCTGGGCGCGCTGGTGCTGGTGGATCCCACCCGGCTCGAGGAGTCCTTCGACGTGATGGGCCTGCTGGAGGAACTGGGCCTGCCCTACGCGGTGGCCGTCAACGAGTTCGACGGCGCCCCGAGATTTCCCGAAGCCGAGCTTCGCGAGGCACTGGACCTGCTTCCCGAAACCCGCCTGGTCAGCTGCGACGCCCGCGACCGCGGATCGTCCGCGCAGGCGCTGATCAGCCTCGTCGACTACCTCTTCGACCCCATCCGCCAGGAGCATTCGTGA
- a CDS encoding DUF742 domain-containing protein, which translates to MTPNRREQALVRPHVVTEGRAHPTRNTLDVATVVSATWAPVVGLSPEKRRVMELCRGGALAVAEVAAHLNLPTSVTKVLLSDLLDSGHIEARAAVRQADIPDHQLLQKVLDGLRALT; encoded by the coding sequence ATGACCCCGAACCGGCGCGAGCAGGCTTTGGTGCGGCCGCACGTGGTCACCGAAGGCCGCGCCCACCCGACCCGCAACACGCTGGACGTGGCCACCGTCGTCTCCGCGACCTGGGCGCCGGTGGTCGGGCTGAGCCCGGAGAAGCGGCGGGTGATGGAGCTGTGCCGGGGCGGCGCGCTGGCCGTGGCCGAGGTGGCCGCGCACCTGAACCTGCCCACCAGCGTGACCAAGGTGCTGCTGTCCGACCTGCTCGACTCCGGGCACATCGAAGCCCGCGCCGCCGTGCGCCAGGCCGACATCCCCGACCACCAACTCCTCCAGAAGGTACTCGATGGCCTCCGTGCTCTCACCTGA
- a CDS encoding roadblock/LC7 domain-containing protein, producing MSTNTDATTNRLGWMLDQALQMPETLYAVLLSADGLLMAHSEGISRDDAERTAAAVSGLQSLARATGEFCRQPAEQWRQTLIEFDGGFVFLTAAGQGAYVAVSTTGRVDVEGVSSRMQELVQRLGQELTAPPRFPAAGGTRA from the coding sequence GTGAGCACGAACACCGACGCGACCACCAACCGGCTCGGCTGGATGCTCGACCAGGCCCTCCAGATGCCGGAGACGCTCTACGCCGTGCTGCTCTCCGCCGACGGCCTGCTGATGGCCCACTCCGAGGGCATCAGCCGCGACGACGCCGAGCGCACCGCCGCCGCGGTGTCCGGGCTCCAGTCGCTCGCCCGCGCGACCGGCGAGTTCTGCCGCCAGCCCGCCGAGCAGTGGCGGCAGACGCTGATCGAGTTCGACGGCGGCTTCGTTTTCCTCACCGCCGCCGGACAGGGCGCCTACGTCGCGGTGTCCACCACCGGCCGCGTCGACGTCGAGGGCGTGTCCTCGCGGATGCAGGAACTGGTGCAGCGCCTCGGCCAGGAACTCACCGCGCCGCCGCGCTTCCCGGCCGCCGGGGGCACCAGGGCATGA
- a CDS encoding ATP-binding protein has product MEYPLLLAGLSCLLLLAIVLAVLLLRQRNVTATVGRYRDAAVAELNAREAEERHLREVRLPAVAESLANPSVTVPGPLRDNGHDPHRAVLDTITELLGQTRRDSADSAAATLRAMMRTVQNLAGEQQVLISAMEDRHDDPAVLDGLLGLDHANSQLGRRAQATAVLCGSWPGLQRSAATLTDVVRGATGRIRDYARVQIPAPSDTAVVSQAVEPVVLAVAELLDNGARHSQPGSPVQVTFQQAHNGLAIIIDDAGVGMTVEAVQRAAWLLSGHGGQDIAALGVPPRIGFAVIGALANRYGFRVSVDTRSPYGGVRAVLFLPTELLTRITTPSPAPAALAPAPRTETAVTTEKAVTAEIREATPAEPAKPAERAEPVAAKAPDLGTTAHGLPRRRRRTPAAAAPAPAAPAPAAPAAPAPASNPVATAAAWQRGTRRGRATSADLERDAQ; this is encoded by the coding sequence ATGGAATACCCCTTGCTGCTGGCAGGCTTGAGCTGCCTGCTGTTGCTCGCCATCGTGCTCGCCGTGCTGCTGCTCCGGCAGCGCAACGTGACGGCCACCGTCGGCCGGTACCGAGATGCCGCCGTCGCCGAGCTGAACGCGCGCGAAGCCGAGGAGCGGCACCTGCGCGAGGTGCGGCTCCCGGCGGTCGCGGAGTCGCTGGCGAATCCGTCGGTGACCGTGCCCGGCCCCCTGCGCGACAACGGCCACGATCCGCACCGCGCCGTGCTCGACACGATCACCGAGCTGCTCGGCCAGACCCGGCGCGATTCCGCCGACTCCGCCGCCGCGACCCTGCGCGCGATGATGCGCACGGTGCAGAACCTCGCCGGTGAGCAGCAGGTGCTGATCTCGGCGATGGAGGACCGGCACGACGATCCCGCCGTGCTCGACGGCCTGCTCGGCCTCGACCACGCGAACTCGCAGCTGGGCCGCCGCGCGCAGGCGACCGCGGTGCTCTGCGGTTCGTGGCCGGGCCTGCAGCGCTCCGCCGCCACGCTGACCGACGTGGTCCGCGGGGCCACCGGCCGCATCCGCGACTACGCGCGCGTCCAGATCCCCGCGCCGTCGGACACCGCCGTGGTCAGCCAGGCGGTCGAGCCGGTGGTGCTCGCGGTGGCCGAGCTGCTGGACAACGGCGCCCGCCACTCCCAGCCCGGTTCCCCGGTGCAGGTCACCTTCCAGCAGGCGCACAACGGCCTCGCCATCATCATCGACGACGCCGGTGTCGGCATGACCGTGGAAGCGGTGCAGCGCGCGGCCTGGCTGCTCAGCGGCCACGGCGGGCAGGACATCGCCGCGCTCGGCGTGCCGCCGCGCATCGGGTTCGCGGTGATCGGCGCGCTCGCCAACCGGTACGGCTTCCGCGTCTCGGTGGACACCCGCTCGCCCTACGGCGGGGTGCGCGCGGTGCTGTTCCTGCCGACCGAACTGCTCACCAGGATCACCACGCCGAGCCCGGCCCCGGCCGCGCTCGCCCCGGCCCCGCGCACCGAAACAGCCGTGACCACCGAAAAAGCCGTGACAGCCGAAATCCGCGAAGCCACACCAGCCGAACCAGCCAAGCCAGCCGAACGAGCCGAGCCGGTCGCGGCCAAGGCGCCGGATCTGGGCACCACCGCCCACGGCCTGCCCCGGCGCCGCCGCCGCACCCCCGCCGCGGCCGCTCCGGCGCCGGCCGCCCCGGCACCCGCCGCCCCGGCCGCCCCGGCGCCGGCCTCGAACCCGGTCGCCACCGCCGCGGCCTGGCAGCGCGGAACCCGTCGCGGCCGCGCCACTTCCGCCGACCTCGAAAGGGATGCCCAGTGA
- the rraA gene encoding ribonuclease E activity regulator RraA: MSKDLSTADLVDEHGERLLVCDTQFREFGGHRRFSGPVRTVACHQDNGLVRELLRTPGEGAVLVVDGGGSLHTALTGDLIAGSAVENGWAGLVINGAVRDSAVLAGLPLGIKALGTNPRKSAKTGAGAVDTPVTFGGVTFTPGDQLYADEDGVAILPVL; the protein is encoded by the coding sequence GTGAGCAAGGACTTGAGCACCGCCGATCTGGTCGACGAGCACGGCGAACGGCTGCTCGTATGTGACACGCAGTTCCGGGAATTCGGCGGGCACCGGCGGTTTTCCGGGCCGGTGCGCACGGTGGCCTGCCACCAGGACAACGGACTGGTGCGCGAACTGCTGCGCACGCCGGGCGAGGGCGCGGTGCTGGTGGTCGACGGCGGCGGTTCACTGCACACCGCGCTGACGGGCGATCTGATCGCGGGCTCGGCGGTGGAAAACGGCTGGGCCGGGCTGGTCATCAACGGCGCGGTGCGCGACAGCGCGGTACTCGCCGGACTTCCGCTGGGGATCAAGGCGCTGGGCACGAACCCGCGCAAGAGCGCCAAAACCGGCGCCGGTGCGGTGGACACCCCGGTCACCTTCGGCGGTGTCACCTTCACGCCGGGGGACCAGCTTTACGCCGACGAAGACGGCGTCGCGATTCTCCCGGTGCTTTAA
- a CDS encoding nitroreductase family protein, whose translation MTAMWTPNYGHPFEPMPYRPARPPADQSLATAADLRRRMDTRRTVREFSTDPVPEQVVLDAIAVAATAPSGAHQQPWTFVLVSDDEVKQRIREAAEEEERVSYQGRLGEEWLSALRPLGTDAVKAHLTDAPYLIVVFQQRYFLDENGETHKHYYVDESVGIAVGMLLTALHLSGLAALTHTPSPMRFLGDLLERPRNEKAFAVIPVGYPADDCVVPNLVRKSLDQVLVRR comes from the coding sequence ATGACCGCCATGTGGACTCCGAACTACGGACACCCCTTCGAGCCGATGCCCTACCGGCCCGCTCGACCGCCCGCGGACCAGTCGCTGGCCACCGCCGCCGACCTGCGCCGCCGCATGGACACCCGCCGCACGGTGCGGGAGTTCTCCACCGATCCGGTGCCCGAGCAGGTGGTGCTCGACGCCATCGCGGTCGCCGCCACCGCGCCCAGCGGCGCGCACCAGCAGCCGTGGACGTTCGTGCTGGTCTCCGACGACGAGGTCAAGCAGCGCATCCGCGAGGCCGCCGAGGAGGAGGAACGCGTCTCCTACCAGGGCAGGCTGGGGGAGGAGTGGCTTTCCGCGCTGCGACCGCTCGGCACCGACGCGGTCAAGGCGCACCTCACCGACGCGCCCTACCTCATCGTGGTCTTCCAGCAGCGCTACTTCCTCGACGAGAACGGCGAAACGCACAAGCACTACTACGTCGACGAGTCGGTGGGCATCGCGGTCGGCATGCTGCTCACCGCGCTGCACCTGTCCGGGCTGGCCGCGCTGACACACACGCCGTCGCCGATGCGGTTCCTCGGTGACCTGCTGGAACGCCCGCGCAACGAGAAGGCGTTCGCGGTCATCCCGGTCGGTTACCCGGCGGACGACTGCGTGGTGCCGAACCTGGTGCGCAAGTCGCTGGACCAGGTGCTCGTACGCCGCTGA
- a CDS encoding QsdR family transcriptional regulator — protein sequence MTGRVVSHEQVVRGACRFFLEHGGVDMDRLAASLAVSRATLYRVAHSRDGLLGEVLWRFTERLLAVARRRRRHAGDEGVLEVTRWFVGQLHAAMPFRAFLRSEPETAARVLFTTSGVVHRRVVSVQREILREAHRDRPWSPTALDQAAYLYVRIIESAVYAELLGAPAPDPELVERAALAVLRPG from the coding sequence ATGACGGGCCGGGTGGTCAGCCACGAGCAGGTCGTGCGCGGTGCGTGCCGGTTCTTCCTGGAGCACGGCGGGGTCGACATGGACCGGCTGGCGGCGAGCCTGGCGGTCAGCCGCGCCACGCTCTACCGGGTGGCGCACAGCCGCGACGGCCTGCTGGGCGAAGTGCTGTGGCGGTTCACCGAGCGGCTGCTGGCGGTGGCCAGGCGCCGGCGCAGGCACGCGGGCGACGAGGGCGTGCTGGAGGTGACGCGGTGGTTCGTCGGCCAGTTGCACGCGGCCATGCCGTTCCGCGCTTTCCTGCGCAGCGAACCGGAAACCGCCGCGCGGGTGCTGTTCACCACCTCCGGCGTGGTGCACCGGCGGGTGGTCTCGGTGCAGCGCGAGATCCTGCGCGAGGCGCATCGCGACCGGCCGTGGTCGCCCACCGCGCTCGACCAGGCGGCCTATCTGTACGTGCGCATCATCGAATCCGCCGTATACGCCGAACTGCTCGGCGCACCCGCGCCCGATCCCGAACTGGTCGAGCGGGCGGCACTGGCGGTGCTGCGACCGGGCTGA
- a CDS encoding alpha/beta hydrolase domain-containing protein: MPISAWARAGLVTALLGLLLPTSLPATAAPAPDAPQVVGPLPGTVPGDPKAERIEDTYPFFSTPVDLAASGYVEQEFHVSGLADGWATDGTQMGTDVPYATRVVVRRPALAKDFSGTALVEWQNVTAGYDLDALWNAESVVRAGHAWIGVSAQRVGVNQLREWSPARYGKLDVTGGGSHTADELSYEIFTQAGHAVETGAVMGGLKPRTLLAIGASQSAGRMTVLYDKVLPHLTPVFDGYAFVVGSAPTRVGKEPVFQVLSETDVRNPDRPPDTAQFRRWEVAGGAHSGHQGQVYRAPISERDLGAAPRYNCAKPPFSRVPVHHVTAAAYEHLRRWAERGTPPPTAPPLEFEADGVTKKRDELGLAVGGIRLSQVSVPTALNTGDNSGETFCQLFGTYQPFDQATLAKLYPGVDHYTDRVATADARNVRDGYLLAADAKQNHEDASGGSTPVIFVHGHQGSAHQWQSNAKRFSANGYADKLLFSYEYDTSILTNDHAIAGLDAFIADVRSRAGASTVDIIAHSRGTTVMHAFLGTPERAALVRRYVNVDGRSSAAQPGGVPTLALWGGLQPEGNIGGAVNVRLPHLGHTETATAAESFVHMHQFLRGRPPITDEVTPEPPGLVRIAGRAVYFPQNTGIAGRLQVWEVENGVRRGAPAHDLQTAPDGSFGPLKVNGHKHYEAVLLREGQQTYHYYFEPFERSDRFLRLQVSAPGGIGDYVDKCPTHTSVTVLRGREWWSDQADSDRLEFDGVDLLAPAVAPRARQVLAAFAFDDNCDLTSTPGTVLPPFNALPFLTGVDTYLAAQPAGTIRVTEVARGSGGQARTVPVANWPSDGHTVTVQFNDHL, encoded by the coding sequence ATGCCGATCTCCGCGTGGGCTCGGGCCGGGCTGGTCACCGCCCTGCTCGGTCTCCTCCTTCCGACCTCACTGCCCGCCACCGCCGCGCCTGCCCCGGACGCGCCCCAAGTCGTCGGTCCGCTGCCCGGCACCGTGCCGGGCGACCCGAAGGCCGAGCGGATCGAGGACACCTACCCCTTCTTCTCCACGCCGGTCGACCTGGCCGCGAGTGGTTACGTGGAGCAGGAGTTCCACGTCTCCGGCCTGGCCGACGGCTGGGCCACCGACGGGACTCAGATGGGCACCGACGTCCCGTACGCCACGCGCGTGGTCGTGCGGCGGCCCGCGCTGGCCAAGGACTTCAGCGGGACGGCGCTGGTCGAATGGCAGAACGTGACCGCGGGATACGACCTCGATGCGTTGTGGAACGCGGAATCGGTGGTCCGCGCCGGGCACGCGTGGATCGGCGTGTCGGCCCAGCGGGTCGGCGTGAACCAGCTCCGCGAGTGGAGCCCGGCGCGCTACGGCAAGCTCGACGTGACCGGCGGCGGCAGCCACACCGCCGACGAACTGTCCTACGAGATCTTCACGCAGGCGGGCCACGCCGTGGAAACCGGCGCGGTCATGGGCGGGCTGAAGCCGCGCACACTGCTGGCCATCGGCGCTTCCCAGTCAGCGGGCCGGATGACCGTGCTCTACGACAAGGTCCTGCCGCACCTGACGCCGGTGTTCGACGGCTACGCGTTCGTGGTCGGCAGCGCGCCGACCCGCGTCGGCAAGGAACCCGTGTTCCAGGTCCTGTCCGAGACCGACGTGCGCAACCCCGACCGGCCACCGGACACCGCGCAGTTCCGCAGATGGGAGGTCGCGGGCGGCGCGCATTCGGGTCACCAGGGACAGGTCTACCGCGCGCCGATCTCCGAACGCGACCTCGGCGCGGCACCCCGGTACAACTGCGCCAAGCCACCGTTCAGCCGCGTGCCCGTGCACCACGTCACGGCCGCCGCGTACGAGCACCTGCGCCGCTGGGCGGAGCGGGGAACACCACCGCCGACCGCGCCACCGCTGGAGTTCGAGGCGGACGGCGTCACCAAGAAACGCGACGAACTGGGCCTGGCCGTGGGCGGGATCCGCCTTTCGCAGGTCTCGGTGCCGACCGCGCTGAACACCGGGGACAACAGCGGCGAGACCTTCTGCCAGCTCTTCGGCACCTACCAGCCGTTCGATCAGGCGACCCTGGCGAAGCTCTACCCCGGCGTGGACCACTACACCGATCGGGTCGCCACGGCGGACGCGCGGAACGTCCGCGACGGGTACCTGCTCGCGGCCGACGCGAAGCAGAACCACGAGGACGCCTCGGGCGGCAGCACACCGGTGATCTTCGTGCACGGCCACCAGGGCTCGGCGCACCAGTGGCAGTCCAACGCGAAACGCTTCTCCGCCAACGGTTACGCCGACAAGCTGCTCTTCTCCTACGAGTACGACACCAGCATCCTCACCAACGACCACGCCATCGCCGGGCTCGACGCGTTCATCGCCGACGTCCGCTCGCGCGCCGGTGCGTCCACAGTGGACATCATCGCGCATTCGCGCGGTACCACGGTGATGCACGCGTTCCTCGGCACGCCGGAACGGGCGGCGCTGGTGCGCCGGTACGTCAACGTCGACGGCCGGTCCAGCGCCGCCCAGCCCGGCGGGGTGCCGACGCTCGCGCTGTGGGGCGGCCTGCAACCGGAGGGCAACATCGGTGGTGCGGTCAACGTCCGCCTGCCGCACCTCGGTCACACCGAGACGGCCACCGCGGCGGAGAGTTTTGTCCACATGCACCAGTTCCTGCGCGGCCGCCCGCCGATCACCGACGAGGTCACGCCCGAGCCGCCGGGCCTGGTCCGGATCGCGGGCCGCGCGGTGTACTTCCCGCAGAACACCGGGATCGCCGGACGACTTCAGGTGTGGGAGGTCGAAAACGGTGTGCGCCGGGGCGCGCCCGCGCACGACCTCCAGACCGCGCCGGACGGTTCGTTCGGACCGCTGAAAGTCAACGGGCACAAGCACTACGAGGCTGTTCTGCTCCGTGAGGGCCAGCAGACGTACCACTACTACTTCGAGCCGTTCGAGCGCAGTGACCGGTTCCTCCGGTTGCAGGTCTCCGCGCCCGGCGGGATCGGTGACTACGTCGACAAATGCCCCACCCACACCTCGGTCACCGTGCTGCGCGGGCGCGAGTGGTGGTCCGACCAGGCCGACAGCGACCGGCTGGAGTTCGACGGGGTCGACCTGCTGGCCCCGGCTGTCGCACCCCGGGCGCGGCAGGTCCTCGCCGCGTTCGCCTTCGACGACAACTGCGACCTGACCTCCACGCCGGGCACGGTGCTACCGCCGTTCAACGCACTGCCGTTCCTGACCGGGGTGGACACCTATCTCGCCGCGCAACCGGCCGGGACCATCCGCGTCACCGAAGTAGCGCGCGGCTCGGGAGGCCAGGCGCGCACGGTGCCCGTGGCCAACTGGCCGTCCGACGGGCACACGGTCACCGTCCAGTTCAACGACCACCTCTAG
- a CDS encoding DoxX family protein — protein sequence MSTTYVVVTIVAAALAAFSAAAIQFRFEFVVGPLADYGVPRSWWPWLAAAKTTGAIGLIAGLFVPWIGAAAAIGLVLYFTGALITVLRARSWAHIPAPLLYLAPAAASLALI from the coding sequence ATGTCCACCACCTACGTCGTTGTCACCATCGTCGCCGCCGCGCTGGCCGCGTTCTCGGCCGCCGCGATCCAGTTCAGGTTCGAGTTCGTGGTGGGGCCGCTGGCCGACTACGGCGTGCCGCGGTCGTGGTGGCCCTGGCTCGCCGCGGCCAAGACGACCGGCGCGATCGGGCTGATCGCCGGGCTTTTTGTGCCGTGGATCGGCGCGGCCGCGGCGATCGGGCTGGTGCTGTACTTCACCGGCGCGCTGATCACCGTGCTGCGAGCGCGGTCGTGGGCGCACATCCCCGCCCCGCTGCTGTACCTGGCACCGGCCGCGGCCTCGCTCGCGCTCATTTAG
- a CDS encoding TetR/AcrR family transcriptional regulator — MSPRKAAALRHADGRSLREHLIATAGRMISAQGTAGLTVRAIAREAGVADGVLYNHFTDKEELLANALRAHVRAVEAELGTLPEPGSATVEWNLRTHLEYGLALHRAILPAFAGLLAQPAVLTRFGELGGDGDEWRDRLREYLRAERALGRLAADARVDAAAAMLVGICHEAVLSGLLPHAGSTRSPAADEVIEAVLTGIAK; from the coding sequence TTGTCCCCACGAAAAGCGGCCGCGCTGCGGCACGCCGACGGCCGTTCGCTGCGCGAGCACCTGATCGCCACGGCCGGGCGGATGATTTCCGCGCAGGGCACGGCCGGGCTCACCGTACGGGCCATCGCGCGCGAGGCGGGAGTCGCCGACGGTGTGCTGTACAACCACTTCACCGACAAGGAGGAGTTGCTGGCGAACGCGTTGCGCGCGCACGTCCGTGCCGTCGAAGCGGAACTCGGCACGCTGCCGGAGCCCGGTTCCGCCACGGTCGAATGGAATCTGCGGACCCATCTGGAGTACGGGCTGGCGCTGCACCGGGCGATCCTGCCCGCGTTCGCCGGCCTGCTCGCCCAGCCCGCCGTGCTCACCAGGTTCGGTGAGCTGGGCGGTGACGGGGACGAGTGGCGCGACCGGCTGCGCGAGTACCTGCGGGCCGAGCGCGCGCTCGGCAGGCTGGCCGCCGACGCGCGGGTGGACGCGGCGGCGGCCATGCTCGTCGGAATCTGCCACGAGGCGGTGCTTTCCGGGCTGCTCCCGCACGCCGGGAGCACCCGGTCCCCGGCCGCGGACGAGGTGATCGAGGCGGTGCTGACCGGGATCGCTAAATGA